A window of Metopolophium dirhodum isolate CAU chromosome 6, ASM1992520v1, whole genome shotgun sequence genomic DNA:
ATGCGTAGGATGGGTCTGTCCAATCGTTACAGTGGAAATATATCCTCAAGCTGCAAAAGACAGTATAAGTCTTAAAGCCTACACAGGTAATTGTAAACCTCACTGACCTGCACGTTGCGTATCGTAAACACAAACATTGTTTCGGTAGTACGCATTATGGCAAAATACGTCGAGacacttaaatttataaaattgtatgcgGCATTATACGGCGGAGGTACTACATGTTGGTATcgtaatatacatatagctaTGGTAAATCCATAATCTATTATGATTTCAatgttctatatattttaaattacaccgTTTAAGTGTATACGCTCATGATGCGGTGAGTCGACTAATTTATTCAagcatattcaatatttatacttataaattaaattttaagctattcataatttgatttagtataggtttcaaataaatattttcgacCTCATGAAATTTAATGATCTTATACGCTTACAAATGACAGTTTCTCAGAAACGTAACAAATtaactaactatataattatttagactGTAGTACTGTACAAACATCGTATGTAGGTGTactagaaaaatcaaaaatcaaacgTAATTGCAATGATTAAAAATGAGAAGCGGTTCTTCAAAATggcattgtaatattgtatagcaATAGTGATGTTCGATTTGAATGTATAAAGTAGGTTACCTGCGATAGCTAACGTTTTTGGGAtttagtaatgactaatgagtgtacctataggtaatggTTAATGACTAATAACTTTTCTAAAATTGACAAATGTATCATGTAATTTAGACACACGaataacattacaataaaatattataatatgaggttagtttgtgtttataaatattaaaaaacctataatgatggttttcttttttctttttatgttataacaataggtacatacaaactttcagtaggtacctaataaaaaatatgaattgcggaataaaaatccccgGGAAAAATAATCCCCAGAAAAAAAATctccagactacaatattactcacaaccacatgcaaatggttgaacaaatattttttaaacgttaattattatctaaaattaccacactattaatatttaattacgaaTAAGTACggcgtacgtatattatattatatcattcaaaaaattaataatatatataatattataaataattttctaaaattttaaactacaatattataatttgcaaatttttgtagTTGAGTTGAATtacacatacctaatatattatcgtaatttaaaaccaaatattatttatatagtgattatagaataggtataattttttaaatgataatataatatacctacgtatttgtaattaaatattaacaatgtggtAATTATGGAtactaattaatgtttaaaaaatatttgttcaaccatTTGCATGTGATTGTgattaatattgtagtctggggatttaTTTTCCTAGGgtcggggattttttttccgatcaccaaaaaatatatcatttaagtTACAAAAGTTATcgtttacttaattattattaagaaataagtgcattaaatatattagcTTATAATGTCAGTGTCCAGTGCCCAACCCCCAAGAATGGTGGTACATGACATCCTCTCTTTGGGATATCACCAGTACCATAAATTGGGAAACAGGGGCTCTTCCTTAGGTgcaaattgggggggggggctctaTTAACTAAGCGTCTAAGCCCCTCAACAATTTCAATAGCCTACCAAACATATCCTAagacctaaattattatttatctgttAAAATAAGATAACTGAACAAGCACTCATTGCACATCTCATAGTCTTAACTCGAGATCCTGTATCATATCATAAGcaacaacaaaaatacaaatatatattgtgtatacattttaacaagGGTTTTCTACTGAAGCCTAACATGGTCATTGGtcaacatataaatatataatgtaatgccGATTCTATTgactgaaaaattatattatgtgatgaCGCCACACTGCGACatgcataaataaatttaaattataacataatattatattgttaaattaattttttaatatttacacttctcgtaaaaattatatttcaaatatgaaataattatataaacgtaCGTGTtgtttataatcttataattatttatattataaacacaaattaggtataaataaaggTACAAATATAGACGACCGTAGTACACCTCAGCGGCTCAATCCCATAATGACAATGTATTTTCAAGAATTATGCAAGTGATGTAATATTAGTATACTTATTACCTAGTAGGTACAAACAGAATTTTTAGTAggaatacctactgaatatgaACACCATATTATGCGACTATGAGACCTCATATTCATTCCACCCTCTATAAATAACTAGTTGTTAGTAGTAttgcttataattttatgagcatctatgaaaataaatctttatgaaattataatgagtaggtattcatattttattactatgcCCGAATACTTTCTTAGctgtaatattaatgtttaattgtaaataaagtataatttttaatttctaatatataaatacacatattttgtagctgtaaataatttatcaatattgtcTTAGCTGTTTTAATTTGCGTATTTGGGTGTACTCTGATGTGTGATActcattactttttattatttgagtCCTAAAAGGGTAGTCAGCGCGCTCTAGTGGAGATCttaaccaaaattaataaatggttaatttattattttacggtAGATGGTAGCACTACGGACTAAgatatgcattttaatttataagcacggtttaagatataatatcttaaaccgtgtttataagttattacttataacaaattattagaaatagcaatagtttttttttttcattaattaacccgcggaaACTTAGGCCATTGAGTGGTTTTTAAACTTggtgtaaacacgtgtgtgttattttatagttttatttgccggaaaaaatacatttattgtattgGTGAACCTTATGCATTCAATTTTTcaggtaggtatttagtatttacttttttttaaatgttatatttgttggaaattattacaaattataatcatcattattcattaatcattataaataacatgATCTCAGCAGTCATCACTCAGCAAGTTTCGGAGAAGTCTTCACAATACCCAACAACACTTATGTTTTTACAGGTGTATAAACTCCTgtcaaaatattctattttaatacctacaatttacaaaaacaaGAAACTGTCAGATTCCAGATTCAACGACacctaaaatcaaattaattgacTTAAAAGAATTAACTTAAAGCAATCAATCAGAAAGGCAACggaaaatagaaaaacaaaataaaaataaatattattattaatgaggATGATGAATGTGATCCGTTAGATGGATGCtgcagttattaatattaaataaggttTCGCACTATGattatgtttattttcttaGCCGAGGGTCCAAAACGATCACCTATCTagtcaaaatatgataaacctTGTATTAGATTCTAAAGTTTTTTCACCaagcaaaatcatttttatggataatcattttaaaaaatggtaaaaattaaatttaactgcggtacggttatttttttagaatttctattttttctgattttttactttttgtaaaCTTTTCATCAAAATATCAACTACCAGAAAAGTGATGacggacaaaaaaataatagatttgatACGCTCAGAATCCAAAAAAAGGTTATGGGGGGAGGAATCCATCCCTCATGTACACCTATGATTTTcatacgaaaatataaaatttagctccccacatatttaaaaaaaattatttgaataggATAAAGATTTTAGTCTTGCTAAGCCCtctcaagccccccccccccccgatttCCACCAATACTTGCACCCCTCTTTCTGCTATTTCCGCTGTCTTGACGCTCTGTCAACAGGCCCGGATCCACAGAGTAACCGGCTCAATGAAGAGGTGACTGCAATCGAAACTTATTATGAACAGCAGTGGTCACCAAATGGCGGCCCTCGGACAAACTTTATCTGGCCTAGTTGGCCTACAGACAatggaaaaaagtaaaaatcgaTAATAAACTACATAGGTGGCCACTGGTGACGCCTATATAACatggatttaataattttttatgagattTTCGAATCTTATAGTggtatataggacataggtagtactaactttttaataactatttaaacagATTTGGACAACCACGGTATTGATGGGAGGGGTACCATGTGAAACTCCTGTaaacattaaatgttttgttcaagtatacctatagattttatatatgcGCCATGCCGCCATCCATCgcttaactacaaaataacgttGTTTATATACGATTATTTGTTATTGTCGTTATTGGACATTGTGAAAAAGGGGCCTACTCGCTGCAATGTCCGAAGTGGAGTCAGATGGCTGAAACAAAgaagaatatattaattagtcTTAATAGTTGTGAGTACATAATTTCAGCAGTGTGGTCAAATTATCAAAaccttataaatgtattaattttattaaaatagagacatttatgtttatttttttgggcTTTTTTTCCGCCTACCACAACGTTTaaaacccataaaatattcatgaaGTAGCTACTTTTGATATCGATTTTcccagatttttattttatccccttaaatcataaaaaaatcgtattaaaaaaggaaactaattattttaatttttgaagaaaataaaatcaaaaattaaaaatctgtgAAAGTTGATCTACGATAAtctgtagtaggtactatatagaaatctgtgCTTTAATATGAGGTCTATGCCATAAACATGGTGTGTTGAATATTGCACCTTGGCCATAGATAATGAAGAATTAAAGAAATTGATAGGATATAACatacacggactaagatatacttatatatatatcttagttCGTGTAACATATAACGTctttatatattactagctgaCCCGGCAATGCTTTGCTATTGCAAGATTTctcagatattttaaattgctatttaTTTTCTggatgttaaataattatttttattttagaccaCTTTTAGTCACGTCTTCGTGGTAATGTAGCCATATAAATTTAGCGTCGCCACCGCGGATTCttcataatgtttaaaaaaaattattttgtatgtagtGGTAAATGTTCATGTAGGTATGTAAATTGTGTGTGTACATTTTGTATGTACAACTATGGATGGAACAAAAGATATGAATTATGAcagtattttgataattattcaaatactcAAAAAATTTCTTTGTAAACAACGTTATCAACTTTTTCTAGATCGGGggcaaaaatatacaaattaaatttggatgTCACACGTGACAGGGCGACGTATAGTTGACCGTGAGAAAAACATTGCACGCTTATGTCAATTCCAGCAACGTTAAGTGTTTGTCCCTGTGCTTTATTTATAGTCATTGCAAATGCTAATTTAACGGGAAATTGAATACGTTTAAACTTAAAAGGTAAATCTGAGGGTATAATTGGTATTTTTGGTATTAAAACAGAATGAACTTctcaattttttgatttgtagtcTTGTACCGTTGCAAAGTGTAGGTGGGCTCAAAtttctcattaaaataataggtgcccctatttttaaaatcagtgtATGTGGTGGGACTCGAGAAGGCGTTAAAGAGTTAAGAAATTTAGTTGGTAAATGGACTACATCCTCTTTTTCTAAAACTGTATCAACTGAATAGTACATTTGTGATTGAGCATTTGAGCGTCAAACCTAGATAGAATCAAATCATTTAATTTGCGACTTGCTCATTAATTGTTGGTGACAAAATAGCCCTTTCTTGAAACCATTTCATAGTATGTGATCATGTGTCATGGTAGTGAGTGGGGGCGCCAGACGACGCGAGCGCACAATACCTGCCTTGGTTAttagtagtatacatttgtattattaagatattaacacagaatagattaaatatttatacgaaTATTGGATATACATGTTGTTGGTGTaagtgtgtttttatttataagcatttaaagttcaaattttgacaaaatacggaaaaatcatgaaaaaatgtttaagttgttCCTTTATTCGGTATGTAAGAGTTGTTACTACCGAATAAAGGAACAACTTAAACGGTCTTACCAAGAATAATCCCTCATCCAACCCGGCTTATACTCTACTCGCTGGGAATACATTCCATCAGTACCCAGTGTCTTTGGCAGTTGCGGATCAGGTGGAAGTGGCTCCCTACCATCAGGCGGCTCTGTCTCTGGCTCATCTAGTTCTCCTTCAGcttcatcatcatcatttaGATTCATCCTTAAAAtatcattcaatattttatgcgaGTTGTCGTCGATATCACTCACTCGTCTCGCCTTTTTCTGTTCCGATACTCTAGACTTAGGCGTTGCGTCGAATCTCGTCGATGATCTGCCCTTCGCAGGAGTGGAGAGCCAAATGCTTCCTCTCTCCTCTTTCCTAGCCCTTCTCTGCTCATACCTTAAATCAATTTCATCACGTGATAAAGCCACCGCGAAATCGGGTAAACTGCTGGTCATTTCTAGTAACGCATCGTTCGCAGGACCGATCTCTTTCGTCGAGCAGTACATCGTCGCGTCTACACCATCGAATAAATTCACCCTTGCCATCACACCCTTTACGACTTCAAAGCTTACACCTCTAGATCTTTTtgggtttataattttaatgctgTCATCACATAACCTCAAAATGATGTCTTTCTCTATAATGTACACAGTTATCGCGCTATAGCTCTTCACAATCATGTCGATATCATTGCGACTTTCAACACGGGTGGTcaggttaaaatatatttcctcgATCTTATCGCTAACAGTTTTAATTGCATAAACTCCTTTAAACATTGAGCGGGACGAGCTGTCGCAAACATAAAAGATATTGACCGATACTCGGGACGCCATAGTGATTTCGGGGACTCTTTTTAAACAGCGAGTAGGGTATAAGCCGGGTTGGATGAGGGATTATTCTTGGTAAGACCGTTTAAGTTGTTCCTTTATTCGGTATGTAAGAGTTGTTACTACTGAATAATCTTATTGTAATCATATCAATGATGTTAGTTAATACTTTTTGTTagattgttttgaattattttggattaatttgtacttttaatTGGTAGGTAAAGAGTTGTTGCTGCCTCTTAATCCTATTGTATTCATATCAatgatgttaattattatttgttttgatcattacctaattgtattgttaaatagttaaattgttCAATGATgttagttattttgtattaatttgtattactttgtgtcaattttgtattttaatttactttacattgttaaaaaaagtctataatatattaagcgaTATCTGTCGGGGACGACAGAACGTCAGGAGGGTCGCATGTAATCTCCTCTATATGGCGGGTCGGTCCTGCCGACGACGGCGGCCCCCTCTCTGCCGTCCGTGGTGAGGTTCGGCCGAGTGAGGAGTGCAGAGAGAGTGTAGTACGAGAAGTACACCTTATGCGTATATGTGTCGAAACGtgtcttattaaaatatgtattgtatcgAATATTATAAGTGTAACGAATAAATGAGTTTAATGAATATTGCGTCTTTTACTTATTAAGTGTAATCGAAAGGTTACCATTCTAAaacgtattatacattaaaacctTCCCCGAGACTCGGCCAATTCATTAGTGAaaagtgtttattataattagagtatattatatataaatttatttatatatttgttattggcTTATAATTTTCCATTGCGTAGGTATTCGAAAACATCATTCTACTTTTTTATAGTCACCATAAAAATATTGCCACCCCTGACATAAGCCAGGGTATTGCCCTCCTGAACCACTCCTTTAATACGGCCCTGAGTTTTTGAGTTAATCctttacaaataaacaaaaaaaacaattttgcctcttatttataatatcagtacctaggtatagaagtatatattaaaacatttcaaacgTGCAGCATATTTcggatgttataatatactggtTTGATATATTTCATTTATCTTTCATTTCAAAAAATTTCTTTGATAAACTAATGTCAATAGTATTTggaaagttaatattatacatacataataatataatatattataatatcatacccgTTATCGAAGTAATAATACCCGATGTCGGCTGTTGTTGGTTTTTCGGGCCGTTGGCTTTCGTTTATCGATTTATCAGCCGTCGACTCACCGTCCCTAAATcaccaataatttatcatttaattcaaattaatcaCATCATTACTGTGACTGTTGAGTCACCTCGACCAGCGAAGCGACTTCCGCcggttttctttttattattacttgagCAACAAATATACGGGCCCAGTCACAAGATCTGTATTTAGGAATTCTCCACCCGGtggcgaaaaaaaattgatcagtttcgaaaaacgatttttataataatatgaacttctATGTTAAAAAGTCTTCTTGGACTGTGACTCGGAAAATTCTTTAACTATATAATCACAGTAAAATTGACGGTGGAGGTTAATGCTTAATGCTTATGctaaaaattataggtaggtacatatcaaattacaacatataatataatattaaaatattaactatagaaAATAAGTCAGTGAAGTTATGAGATAGAggattaatacaatacaattttgtggctgtaggtacctaggtaaataGGTAAAGATCGTGCTGgaagaaaattttaatatccaaaaattaacacatccattactaAAGTAGGTAGTGACTTACTGACTTCTTACTAAAAAACAAAGTGTAcctgtatacagtatactgaTCGAatccatataggtacttacaaacgGGATTACTGTACTTAGTCACTACATAATGCATACCTACTCTTGGCGACTCCATGACCTATTTGTTTTCCCTTGAATGTCTTTTTTCTTACCAAACACAAAatgtaattcataaattataaattttgttttttttaaaactgaccTGACCTCGGAAGacaaaaatagatattaaagaaGTTATACCTTATGGCTTATAGCTATAAGCAAGATTAAAACgctatgaatatttttttaatgaaaattactaGCAAattttataatctaataaaaatttattttaaacttttaaagcaCTATTTTTGGAACTTTTCTACTTTACGGGACACCCCTTTTTTTTGGTCATttttttgacgaaaaaaatGATGGTGAAATAccctatttttatattattttttgtttgtagacCTTGCTAATGTCTTATGGAGTCTGCGCGCGTATAttctcaaaagtcaaaactacctactgtacagctACAGGCGACTTTCCCGGTTTTTCGAAATTTATAATCGcctatttaagtttttttgttttgttaatgtGAAGGTTTATctttttgttcaaatttgtaataataactaaCCATCATAGTTTCATAATTAGGTCAGCAGAGAGAGACGATAGTGTTCAACAGACACCCGTGATCTCTGCAGTATCATAGTTCATGAACAATGATTGGGTTGTACGTCTACCCGCACTCAAAATTCTTGGATTCATCAAACTCCAAGTTAACACCAAGTTCTCCACTCCAAATACCCATCTTCATTCACTTTTACTGTTAATTCTTGAGTACGGTGTAGTAGTTATAACTTGCGAAAgaccaatattaataatataataaaactggGGCGTGTACAAAATTGGTTTTCtcctttttattaattatgtatttattttgtattagtagGTCACCTATTGTTAACTTATTACttggttttatttttgagtaCATCACATTTACCTTAGTCTAAGACACAtatctgtgtgtgtgtgagtgtagtGTATACGATATATTCTGAGTGTGTAAGCTGTGATAGTTGCGATGAGAAGTAATGACAAAGTGTACTCGAACCTATGACCCAAAAGTAAGTCTCAACTCTCAAGCAATAGGTAAGTTGTAAGTACACCAGAATATTAACAAaccatgtattatgtataatgtattcagacgtatatttatcataacaaaatatatttgaaatgttcatacataaaaaaaatagttaaagtataatattttttatttccaattatgtacatgtataaaagataacttagttcagattttattttaaaatatttagtataaaattaaaataaatatattattttatcaataaaatctagtctatatacatgaaaattttacatAACTGATTCCATTTGataaaactattgtattattttaaataatatgggtTTTGATTTATTAGTAACAACCAAAACCTaagttatttacataaaatctacaagtgtttatttttttttatttaaacaagtgatcaaataaaaaaactaattcactaaacatttttccaaaattattaaaaaacgacATTTccattatttgttaaaataagtttttagcaatgattaagtttaaaaattaaaccaaatcaaagttaagaaataaaaataaaaaaatgttataattagccTTAATTTTGTAATCATACATTTGTAATATCCCATcagaataatataaactttttatttggtaaaatatatatcttaatagatataatgtattgttttcAATAACGAAACATTTTTTTGCTTTCTTCAATTTGAATCAGTCAGACAGACagaaagatttaaaaaatcttaatatgTCATAccgtatatacaaataaaatataacaatgtatattcaaaatttagctattcaaaattgttaaaatagctgaaaaaaatttgtattgactttagCATCAATAGCATtctataatgtatactatttatCCATTTCCAAAGCAGCAAACTGTTCTTCGTCCATTTCAGTCACCATTAAATTACCATCAGGTAATTGCAACACAACTCTGCGTGGACcgcctatttaaaaaaaatagttattagttaaataaataaatttctaaacaCAAAAGAATAAAACATACCTCCAGGAGTTGGCTCTCCAGCATCAACAATTTGCGCTACTAATTGATCTGGATCTTCTTGCATAACTTGAGGTTCTTGTGtgaaattttcatttgtttGTATAACAACTTGGCCTCCCTGTTCTGTTGCTGATACGGGTACATATTGACCAGTTTCATTATCTTTCATATACATATTTCCAGCATCATCAGTTACCAAGTTTCCCAAGTCAAGCTAAGATAAATAATTGTGGAATTAAGTATTAAGTACCAAATTATTGACTTTcacaatagtatttttttttatgtatttgtac
This region includes:
- the LOC132946650 gene encoding uncharacterized protein LOC132946650, producing MASRVSVNIFYVCDSSSRSMFKGVYAIKTVSDKIEEIYFNLTTRVESRNDIDMIVKSYSAITVYIIEKDIILRLCDDSIKIINPKRSRGVSFEVVKGVMARVNLFDGVDATMYCSTKEIGPANDALLEMTSSLPDFAVALSRDEIDLRYEQRRARKEERGSIWLSTPAKGRSSTRFDATPKSRVSEQKKARRVSDIDDNSHKILNDILRMNLNDDDEAEGELDEPETEPPDGREPLPPDPQLPKTLGTDGMYSQRVEYKPGWMRDYSW